In Phormidium ambiguum IAM M-71, the following proteins share a genomic window:
- a CDS encoding IS5 family transposase, translated as MYRKEEQPNTAPEEFKLPFEGKLAEENRWVIMAQWIPWSEFEAEYAELFSSEMGAPAKTFRMALGALIIKEKLGISDRETVEQIKENPYLQYFIGLSEYSNSAPFDASMLVHFRTRISAKLVNKVNQVMVKRMREATSEPAAENQSESDEVSERKNRGKLIADATCAPGDITYPTDLKILNQAREKTEKIIDILHKNRTNKSEKKPRTYRKIAHKDYLKVAKQRRPSRKVRRKAIKKQLQYIKRNLRNIDQLMAEGAVLDCLNHRQYKSLLVVAEVYRQQQWMFDNHKQSISDRIVSLSQPHIRPIVRGKAGTPVEFGAKLSASCVDEYVFLDRISWDNFNESSDLKAQIEAFKEYTGYYPESVHVDKIYRNRENRAWCKERGIRISGLPLGRPPVNINKETKKQALDDEKIRNSIEGKFGQGKRGFSLNRIMTKLAHTSETAIAITFLVMNLSVILRQIFWSIFRFNYFFWVIDYYNLSVTSLTQRKLICRSYFIS; from the coding sequence ATGTACCGAAAAGAGGAGCAACCGAACACAGCACCAGAAGAGTTTAAACTACCGTTTGAGGGAAAACTCGCAGAAGAAAATCGCTGGGTAATCATGGCTCAATGGATACCCTGGTCGGAATTTGAGGCCGAATATGCCGAGTTATTTTCATCAGAAATGGGGGCACCAGCCAAAACATTTAGAATGGCGTTGGGAGCATTAATCATTAAGGAAAAATTAGGGATAAGTGATAGAGAAACAGTAGAACAAATCAAAGAAAATCCCTACTTGCAGTATTTTATTGGACTGTCAGAATACAGTAACTCGGCTCCATTTGATGCCTCAATGTTAGTCCACTTTCGGACAAGAATCAGTGCTAAGTTAGTGAACAAAGTAAATCAAGTAATGGTGAAGAGAATGCGAGAGGCTACAAGTGAGCCAGCCGCAGAAAACCAGTCAGAATCAGATGAAGTGAGTGAGAGGAAAAACCGGGGAAAATTAATAGCTGATGCGACTTGTGCGCCTGGTGATATTACTTATCCGACCGACTTAAAAATCTTGAATCAGGCGAGAGAAAAAACCGAGAAAATCATTGATATTTTGCATAAGAATCGGACAAATAAATCAGAAAAAAAACCAAGAACGTATCGAAAAATAGCTCACAAAGATTACCTAAAAGTAGCCAAACAACGCCGACCTTCACGCAAGGTCAGACGCAAAGCGATTAAAAAACAATTGCAATATATTAAAAGAAACTTAAGAAATATAGACCAACTAATGGCAGAGGGAGCGGTGCTGGATTGCTTGAATCACAGACAATACAAGAGCTTATTAGTAGTAGCAGAAGTTTATCGTCAACAGCAATGGATGTTTGATAATCACAAACAAAGTATCTCTGACAGAATTGTCAGTTTAAGTCAACCACATATCCGTCCGATAGTCAGAGGAAAAGCTGGAACGCCAGTAGAATTTGGAGCCAAATTATCCGCAAGTTGTGTGGATGAATATGTCTTTCTTGACCGGATTAGTTGGGATAACTTTAATGAATCATCTGATTTAAAAGCGCAAATAGAAGCTTTTAAAGAGTACACAGGGTATTATCCTGAATCAGTTCATGTAGATAAAATTTACCGAAATAGAGAGAATCGAGCTTGGTGTAAAGAAAGAGGGATTAGAATTAGTGGTCTTCCGTTAGGTAGGCCACCAGTAAATATCAATAAAGAAACAAAAAAACAAGCGTTAGATGATGAAAAAATTCGTAATTCTATTGAGGGGAAATTTGGTCAAGGAAAACGAGGATTTAGTCTGAATCGCATCATGACTAAATTAGCTCATACTTCGGAAACTGCAATTGCTATTACTTTTTTAGTCATGAATCTCTCTGTGATTCTTAGACAGATTTTTTGGTCAATTTTTCGGTTCAATTACTTTTTCTGGGTGATTGATTATTACAACTTATCTGTTACTTCATTAACTCAAAGAAAGCTTATTTGTCGCTCTTACTTCATTAGCTAG
- the hisS gene encoding histidine--tRNA ligase: MGTIQALRGTRDILPEEVIYWQKVEAIAREILGKAAYQEIRTPIFEETSLFERGIGEATDVVGKEMYTFSDRGDRSITLRPEGTAGVVRSFIENSLFAQGGVQRLWYTGPMFRYERPQAGRQRQFHQIGVEVLGSSDSRADVEVIAIATNILQTLGLKSLRLDINSLGNAEDRQQYRQALIDYLTPYKNELDSDSQDRLTRNPLRILDSKDERTKEISLNAPSILDHLGSDSKRHFDQVLQLLTDLGVTYQLNPRLVRGLDYYTHTAFEVISDDLGAQATVCGGGRYDGLVAELGGPDTPAVGWAIGLERLIILLQKLQETPNRLLDFYVVSRGEKAEPQALILGQKLRQIGFSVELDLSGSAFKKQFARADKSGAVGCLILGDEEAENQTVKLKWMATKEQQTVAQADLLDKVELWRKEIVSYRNSGLIS; encoded by the coding sequence ATGGGTACGATTCAAGCTTTACGAGGAACAAGAGATATTTTGCCGGAAGAGGTGATTTACTGGCAAAAAGTGGAAGCAATAGCTAGGGAAATTTTGGGCAAAGCTGCTTATCAAGAAATTCGCACGCCGATTTTTGAGGAGACGAGTCTTTTTGAACGCGGCATTGGTGAAGCTACTGATGTGGTTGGTAAGGAGATGTATACTTTTTCAGACCGGGGCGATCGATCGATCACTTTGCGCCCGGAAGGAACTGCTGGAGTAGTACGTTCTTTTATCGAAAATAGTCTGTTTGCTCAAGGTGGTGTGCAGCGTCTTTGGTATACTGGGCCGATGTTTCGCTACGAACGTCCGCAAGCCGGAAGGCAAAGACAGTTTCATCAAATAGGGGTTGAGGTTTTAGGAAGTTCAGATTCGAGGGCGGATGTGGAGGTGATTGCGATCGCAACTAACATCCTCCAAACTTTAGGTTTAAAATCTCTACGTCTGGATATTAATTCTTTAGGAAATGCGGAAGATAGGCAACAATATCGCCAAGCATTGATTGATTATTTAACTCCTTATAAAAATGAGTTAGATTCTGATTCTCAAGATAGATTAACTCGCAATCCTTTGCGGATTTTAGATAGTAAGGATGAACGAACTAAGGAAATTTCTCTCAATGCTCCGAGTATTTTAGATCATCTTGGCTCAGATTCTAAACGGCATTTTGACCAAGTATTACAACTATTAACTGATTTGGGTGTTACTTATCAATTAAATCCTCGCTTAGTCAGAGGTTTAGATTATTACACTCATACCGCTTTTGAAGTTATTTCAGATGATTTAGGTGCTCAAGCAACAGTTTGTGGCGGCGGTAGATATGATGGTTTAGTAGCAGAATTAGGTGGCCCTGATACGCCCGCAGTAGGTTGGGCGATCGGTCTGGAAAGACTGATTATTTTGTTGCAAAAGTTGCAGGAAACACCAAATAGGTTACTAGATTTTTATGTGGTTTCTAGAGGAGAAAAAGCGGAACCCCAAGCACTAATTTTAGGACAAAAATTGCGCCAAATTGGATTTAGTGTGGAACTAGATTTAAGCGGTAGTGCTTTTAAGAAACAGTTCGCCCGTGCTGATAAAAGTGGTGCTGTTGGTTGTTTGATTCTGGGAGATGAAGAAGCAGAAAATCAAACCGTTAAGTTGAAGTGGATGGCGACAAAAGAACAGCAAACAGTTGCTCAAGCTGATTTGTTAGATAAAGTGGAACTGTGGCGAAAAGAAATTGTTAGTTACAGAAATTCTGGCTTAATTAGTTAA
- a CDS encoding KTSC domain-containing protein, which translates to MKLINIDLKNVVAIGYEDEHLGLLIDRGNQMEYLEVSAPSYIYEELQELAEIANEEAEIPMLPISSTMASAVGYDKQRKILQIEFNSGSVYQYADVEMETWERFLASNSGLLKKSEKAAE; encoded by the coding sequence ATGAAACTAATCAATATTGACTTAAAAAATGTAGTAGCTATTGGTTATGAAGATGAGCATTTGGGGTTATTGATCGATCGCGGTAACCAAATGGAATATTTAGAAGTTTCTGCGCCTTCTTATATTTATGAGGAACTGCAAGAACTTGCCGAAATAGCGAATGAAGAAGCCGAAATTCCCATGCTTCCCATTAGTTCAACTATGGCATCAGCAGTAGGGTATGATAAACAAAGAAAAATACTGCAAATTGAGTTTAATAGCGGTTCAGTTTATCAATATGCTGATGTAGAAATGGAAACTTGGGAACGTTTCTTAGCATCTAATTCGGGCTTGCTGAAAAAGAGCGAAAAGGCGGCAGAATAA